One window from the genome of Antricoccus suffuscus encodes:
- a CDS encoding DUF7144 family membrane protein — protein MDTFIFGIALFVVGIFLLRGASWARVTGLVFASLP, from the coding sequence CTGGATACATTCATTTTTGGGATCGCGCTTTTCGTAGTGGGCATCTTCTTGCTTCGCGGCGCGTCCTGGGCGCGTGTCACTGGGCTCGTTTTCGCCTCGCTTCCATGA
- a CDS encoding S1C family serine protease, whose translation MTTDVRPSRIAIIVATVAALVAIAALITSITISRSGGSTGERGQQCAAVYVANKVMPSVVTIHVQDSSGSPAGTGSGEFLSKDGYVLTNNHVVSPGAAGGSVSIQLESGAEYQSQIVGRDPQTDIAVLKAKGSKFKPVTFAANPRVKVGAPVFAVGAPLGLSNTVTAGIVSGLNRTIRVPSDNGGTALLVAAIQTDAAINPGNSGGTLANCDGQLVGVPTAGATAPDSRGEPVAGSIGLGFAIPSDAARTVADELIKNGTVVHSYFGIAVAPIQVNSSTTGLYLVSVAPGGPAAQAQLRQGDVITRLDGTNARDADRIQAITLSKKPGDTVEVTYVRSGTKRTTTVTLAEQPATG comes from the coding sequence ATGACTACGGACGTCAGGCCGTCACGGATCGCGATTATCGTCGCGACCGTGGCGGCACTGGTTGCGATAGCCGCATTGATCACTTCGATCACCATCAGTCGGTCAGGCGGCAGCACCGGCGAAAGAGGGCAGCAGTGCGCCGCAGTATATGTCGCGAACAAGGTCATGCCGTCGGTGGTCACGATCCATGTCCAGGACTCGAGCGGATCACCCGCAGGCACCGGATCTGGAGAGTTCCTCAGCAAGGACGGGTACGTGTTGACCAACAACCACGTGGTGTCACCGGGGGCGGCCGGAGGGTCTGTATCCATTCAGCTGGAGAGCGGCGCTGAGTACCAGTCGCAGATCGTCGGCCGCGATCCGCAGACCGACATCGCGGTACTGAAGGCGAAGGGCTCGAAGTTCAAACCGGTCACGTTCGCGGCTAATCCACGCGTGAAAGTCGGCGCACCAGTGTTCGCGGTCGGCGCGCCACTGGGCCTATCAAACACCGTCACAGCGGGGATCGTAAGCGGACTAAACCGTACAATCCGGGTCCCATCCGACAATGGCGGCACCGCTTTGTTGGTCGCAGCGATCCAGACGGACGCGGCTATTAATCCCGGCAACAGTGGTGGGACCTTAGCGAACTGCGACGGCCAACTTGTCGGGGTGCCCACCGCTGGAGCTACCGCGCCCGACTCGCGGGGTGAGCCGGTCGCCGGCAGCATCGGTCTGGGATTCGCCATCCCCTCCGACGCTGCCCGAACCGTCGCAGACGAGCTGATCAAGAACGGCACAGTTGTGCACAGTTACTTCGGGATCGCCGTCGCACCGATCCAAGTGAACTCCTCGACGACCGGGCTCTATCTCGTTTCCGTCGCACCAGGCGGTCCGGCCGCTCAGGCCCAGCTCCGTCAAGGCGACGTCATCACACGCCTCGACGGCACCAACGCCCGCGATGCAGACCGAATACAGGCGATCACGCTGTCAAAGAAACCCGGCGACACCGTCGAGGTGACCTACGTTCGGTCCGGTACCAAACGGACCACCACCGTGACGCTGGCAGAACAGCCAGCTACGGGATAG
- a CDS encoding META domain-containing protein, translating into MTALIVALPIVLSACAAGSTPQSSSSESSQPAASGNSAAKSELDSQSFAATAIEKGPAIVTGSKIEISFVEGRIVVNAGCNTMTGGVSLEAGTVVVKHLASTMMACEPGLTAQDAWLNEFLESGPKWSLVGEALTLDNGTTSIILERG; encoded by the coding sequence TTGACGGCGCTGATCGTCGCGCTACCCATAGTGTTGAGTGCCTGCGCAGCAGGCAGTACGCCGCAATCCTCCTCCTCGGAGTCGAGTCAGCCGGCGGCGAGCGGGAATTCCGCCGCGAAATCCGAGCTTGATTCCCAATCCTTCGCGGCAACAGCCATCGAGAAAGGCCCGGCAATCGTCACTGGCTCAAAGATTGAGATATCCTTCGTAGAAGGAAGAATCGTGGTTAACGCCGGATGCAACACCATGACCGGCGGGGTCTCGCTCGAGGCCGGCACTGTCGTCGTCAAGCACTTAGCTTCGACAATGATGGCGTGCGAACCTGGACTGACGGCTCAGGACGCGTGGCTCAATGAGTTCCTCGAGTCAGGCCCGAAGTGGTCCCTCGTGGGAGAGGCACTCACACTCGATAACGGCACAACGTCGATCATCCTTGAGAGGGGCTGA
- a CDS encoding SHOCT domain-containing protein, with translation MFRRRGAGSARPSLLRSAARGAVVAGTAATVAGSVAQRRAAREGQGQDVVVQPDGPAPAPEIDTDHLIAQLRQLGELRDSGVLTEQEFNTQKTRLLN, from the coding sequence ATGTTTCGACGAAGAGGAGCCGGATCGGCGCGACCGAGTCTATTAAGGTCGGCGGCGCGCGGAGCCGTCGTTGCCGGCACGGCGGCGACAGTGGCGGGCAGCGTCGCTCAACGCAGAGCCGCCCGCGAGGGCCAAGGCCAAGACGTGGTCGTCCAACCTGACGGCCCCGCGCCAGCGCCGGAGATCGACACCGATCATTTGATTGCGCAGTTGAGACAACTCGGGGAACTCCGTGATTCCGGTGTACTCACCGAACAGGAATTCAACACGCAGAAGACACGACTGCTGAACTAG
- a CDS encoding SHOCT domain-containing protein, translated as MNSFWNFFWLVIEIFVFFAYLMVLFHVLVDIFRDRTLSGGFKALWIIGLVFIPVITALIYLIARGRGMAEREHARAASAQQRTEGYLRDVVGRSAATEIADAKALLESGTITQEEFEQLKRQALGAPSGQPVA; from the coding sequence ATGAACTCGTTTTGGAACTTCTTCTGGCTTGTCATTGAAATCTTCGTATTCTTTGCCTATCTGATGGTCCTCTTTCACGTTCTGGTCGACATCTTTCGTGACCGGACCTTGTCGGGCGGATTCAAGGCGCTGTGGATCATCGGACTCGTCTTCATTCCAGTCATCACCGCGCTGATTTACCTCATCGCCCGGGGTCGTGGCATGGCCGAACGCGAACACGCCCGCGCCGCGAGTGCTCAGCAGCGGACAGAGGGCTACTTGCGCGACGTGGTTGGGCGGTCAGCGGCAACCGAGATCGCGGACGCTAAGGCACTGCTTGAGTCTGGAACCATTACGCAGGAAGAGTTTGAGCAACTCAAGCGCCAGGCTCTTGGCGCACCGTCCGGCCAACCAGTCGCCTAG
- a CDS encoding phage holin family protein translates to MTISAAVFLASCAIGLLAAKFTLDEMTIQWGSFLIVVVIFGVLQAILSPFVAKMVHRNATALLGGVGLLSTFIALLITSLLSSGLTIRGVTTWVLACVIVWLVTMIATMFLPLLVVKKHLRQRTAER, encoded by the coding sequence ATGACGATCAGCGCCGCTGTGTTCCTCGCGTCTTGTGCGATCGGTCTGCTCGCAGCAAAGTTCACGCTCGACGAGATGACGATCCAGTGGGGGTCGTTCTTAATAGTGGTGGTGATTTTCGGAGTCCTGCAGGCGATCCTCTCCCCTTTTGTTGCGAAGATGGTTCATCGCAATGCGACCGCGCTGCTGGGCGGAGTTGGCTTACTCTCCACATTCATCGCTCTACTAATTACGTCGCTGTTGAGTTCGGGTCTGACGATCCGTGGAGTCACTACCTGGGTGCTCGCGTGTGTCATCGTCTGGCTTGTCACGATGATCGCCACTATGTTTCTTCCGCTCCTCGTGGTGAAGAAGCATCTTCGCCAACGTACTGCGGAACGCTGA